Proteins from a single region of Spirochaetota bacterium:
- a CDS encoding nicotinate-nucleotide diphosphorylase: protein MNEILIKKFIEEAISEDIGFIDHSTFPLFRDKLLKAEIKVKSESGILCGIELLKNIFLTLNSLSNNLQSKKNFKELNIINYKEDGDLIKKGDIVLTIEGNAEVILKGERVSLNLLSYLSGISTKAFRIKRLWEKKIDEIENRKYNSQINNDIKTKFDKVITIIKNIKITDTRKILPLYRQFVKYAVRVGGLFNHRFNLSDGIMLKENHIKAAGSIKKALSILRENSPLLTKIECEVENFEEFLEAYEGKADVIMLDEFDIKEYKKVSEFLKQNEKNFLLEVSGNINEEKISNLIDIIIETEIPIDIISIGTSLTLNVEVIDFSMKYS from the coding sequence ATGAATGAAATATTAATTAAAAAATTTATAGAAGAAGCAATTTCTGAAGATATTGGTTTTATAGATCATTCTACATTTCCATTATTTAGAGATAAACTATTAAAAGCAGAAATAAAAGTAAAATCTGAAAGTGGAATACTTTGCGGAATAGAATTACTAAAAAATATATTTTTGACTCTTAATTCTTTATCAAACAATCTTCAAAGCAAAAAAAATTTTAAAGAATTAAATATAATTAATTATAAGGAAGATGGAGATCTAATAAAAAAAGGAGATATAGTTTTAACTATCGAAGGAAATGCAGAAGTTATACTAAAAGGTGAAAGAGTTTCCCTAAATTTATTATCATATTTATCAGGTATATCTACAAAAGCTTTTCGCATAAAGAGATTATGGGAAAAAAAAATAGATGAAATAGAAAATAGAAAATATAACTCTCAAATTAATAATGATATTAAAACAAAATTTGATAAAGTAATAACTATTATTAAAAATATAAAAATAACTGATACTAGAAAAATTTTACCTTTATATAGACAATTTGTAAAATATGCAGTAAGGGTGGGTGGATTATTTAATCATAGATTTAATCTATCAGATGGAATAATGTTAAAAGAAAATCATATAAAAGCAGCAGGTTCTATAAAAAAAGCTTTAAGTATCTTAAGAGAAAATTCACCTCTTTTAACAAAAATAGAATGTGAAGTAGAAAACTTTGAAGAATTTTTAGAAGCTTATGAAGGAAAAGCTGATGTTATAATGCTTGATGAATTTGATATAAAAGAATATAAAAAAGTTTCAGAATTCTTAAAACAAAATGAAAAAAATTTTTTACTCGAAGTATCAGGGAACATTAACGAAGAAAAAATTTCAAATCTCATAGACATAATAATTGAAACAGAAATTCCAATAGATATTATCTCAATAGGAACAAGCTTAACATTAAATGTCGAAGTTATAGATTTTTCAATGAAATATTCTTAA